The Xylophilus rhododendri region CAGCACGCCTATCAGGAGGCCGAGCGCCGGGCTGCCGGTGTAGACCGCGCCGACCGCGCCGGCGAAGGCGCCGGTCAGCATCATCCCTTCCACACTCATGTTGAGCACACCCGCCCGCTCGCTGACCAGCTCGCCGGTGGCGCCCAGCAGCAGCGGCACCGCAAGGCGCAGGGTGGAGCCCGCGAAGACGGCGGCCATCGCGCCGCTGGCCGGATCGCTCATCGTGCAGCTCCCTTCTTGTCCATCCAGCGGGCCGAGCCGGCCAGCGCCACGATGATCACGCCCTGGATCACCAGCACCAGCGAACTGGGCACATTGGCCGTCATTTCCATGTTGATGCCGCCTGAGCGGATGAAGCCAAAGAGCAGCGCACCCGCCACCACCCCGATGACCGAGCCGCGCGCCAGCAGGCCCACCACCAGACCGTCGAAGCCGTAGCCCGAGGAGAAGCCGGCCTTCAGGCTGTACTGCTCGCCCTGCAGCATCATCGATCCGGCCAGGCCGCCGAGCGCGCCGGCCGCGAAGAAAACGCCCACGATGGCCGGCGCGATGGCGATGCCCGCCTTGCGTGCCGCCAAGGCATTGAGGCCCACGGCCTTCAGGCGCAAGCCGAACACCGTGCGGTGCAGCACCACGGCCACCAGCACCGCCAGCACGATGCCCAGCGGCAGGCCCCAGTGCAGCGGCATGCCGGCGTCGCCGGTCAGCAGCGGGAGTTTGGTGGGATCGGGTATCTCCAGCGATTCCGGCAAGGTGCTGGAGCTGGTCATGGGCTGGCGCAGCAGGGCCTCGCTCTGCACGCTGCCGTAGAGCAGCCAGACGCCGATGAAGGACAGCATCAAACTGCTGATCACCTCGTTGGTGCCGACCTTCACCTTCAGCAGCCCGATCAGCGCGCCCCAGAGCCCGCCGCAGACGCAGGCCGCCAGCATCGGCAGCACGAAACCCAGGCCGACCGGCAACCCCGCCACGCCCGGATGCAGGCAGACGGCGGTGGCCGCGATGGCGCCGATGGCGATCTGCCCTTCCCCGCCCACATTGGTGAGGTTGGCCCGGTTGGCCAGCACGAACCCCAGCCCCACCAGGGTGAAGACCAGGCTGCGGTTGATGGAGGCCGCCAGCGCATAGGGTGAGCCCCAGGCGCCGTCGGCGAAGGCGGCCACGGCATCGCCCATGGGCACGCCGATGGCGGCCACCAGCAGCAGGCCGAGCACCAGGGCGCCGACCACCGCGGCCAGGGACAGCAGCACCGCCCGCTGGTCCTGCAGGACATTCGTCCATCGTGTTGCTTGGTTCATTGGGTCTGTCCCGCCATCCAGGCGCCTATGCGTTCGCGCTGCGAGGCATGGGCCTCGCACTCGCCCATGATCCGGCCCCGGTACAGCACCAGGATCCGGTCGGCCACATGCAGCAGTTCGTCCAGTTCGGAGGAGATCAGCAGCACGCCCACGCCGCGTGCGCAGGCGCCGACGATGTGGCCGTAGACGGCTTCCACGGCACCCACGTCCAGGCCACGGGTGGGCTGGGCGGCCATCAGAAATTTGAGGCCGTCGGTGGTGAGTTCACGCGCCAGCACGGCCTTCTGCTGGTTGCCGCCGGACAGGCCGCTGAAGGCCGCATCCGGGCCTGCCGCGCGAACGTCGTAGGTCAACATCAGCTGCTGCGCATCGCGCTTCAACGCGGCGCGGTCCAGCAGCCCCCAGCGGCGGTAGTCGCCCAGGCGGTTGAGCAGCATGTTCTCGGCCACGCTCATCTGGGTGACGCAGCCGGAGGCATGGCGGTCCTCGGGCACGATGCCCACGCCGGCGGCGGTGATCGCGCCGGCGCTGCGGCCGGTCAGATCCTCGCCGGCCACGAAGAAGCGGCCCTCGGTGTTGTCCATCAGGCCGGAGAGCACGCCGGCCAGTTCGACCTGGCCATTGCCCTCCACGCCGGCCACACCGACGATCTCGCCCGGCGCCACCATCACCGTGAAGTTATCCAGCCGGGTCACGCCCTGGGCGTCGCGCACCGTGAGGCCATCGACCATCAGGGCCGGCACCGGTTCGGCCTCGCCCGATGGCGTGGCGGCGCGGGCGGGCGCGGCGGGCAGCACGTCGGAGGGGTCGGCCAGGTCGCGCTGGATCATGGCGCGCACCAGGCTCGTGATGTCCTCGGCCGGCTGGTCCGAGCGCGCCACGATGCGCCCGCCGCGCAGCACGGTCGCGCGCCGCGCCACCTGGCGGATCTCGGCCAGCTTGTGCGTCACCAGCACCACGCCGCAGCCCTGCTCGGCCACCCGCTGGCAGACCTGCAGCAGGGCCTGGATCTCGTCGGGCAGCAGCACGGCGGTGGGTTCGTCCAGCACCAAGAGGCGCGGCTCGCGCATCAGGCACTTGACGATCTCCACTCGCTGGCGCTCGCCCACCGACAGGTCGGACACCTTGGCATAGGGATCGAGCGGCATGCCGTAGCGCTGTCCCAGCGCCTGCATCCGCTCGGCGCATTCGGCGCGCTTGAGCACGCCGCGCGACTGGCCCAGCAGCAGGTTGTCCACCACACTCACATCGGGCACCAGGCTGAAATGCTGGTGGACCATGGCGATGCCCTGCGCCAGCGCATCGGCCGGCCGCGCCGGCCGGTAGGGGGCGCCGTCGAGCTTCATCGTCCCGCCGTCGGGTGCATGCACACCGAAGATCAGGTTGCACAGGGTGGACTTGCCCGCGCCGTTCTCGCCGAGCAGGCAGTGCACCTCGCCGGCTTCGAGCGACAGCGAGATGTCGTCGAGCACCCGCAGCCGCCCGAAGCTCTTGCCCAGGCCGTCGAGTTCGAGCAGCGGCACCGGATCAGCCTTCCAGCACCTTGATCTTGCCGCTCTGAATGTCCTTCTTGATCGCCTCGATCCTGGCCTTCTGCTCGGCCGTGCCCTTGCAGATCACCATGTCCGAAGCCTTCGGCCCCATGGCCAGGCCGAAGGGCTTGTAGCCCGGCTTCCAGCTGCCGGACACCGCCTGGTCGATGGCGTACTGCACCTCGTAGCCCACGCCGGTGATGCTGTAGGCCGGGTAGAGCGGATCGCTGCCGCAGCGGTCGGTGTAGCTGCCGATGATGTGGGTGCCCTTCTCCTTGGCCGCCTGCTCCATGCCGCGCAGGCCGAGGTTGAGGATGTGATAGTGCACATCCGCGCCCTGGGCGATGGCGGCCAGCGTGGCTTCCTTGGACTTGGCGACGTTGTCGAAGTCGCCGGTGTAGTTCTCCACGTACTTGATCTTGGGGTTGATGTAGGCCGCGCCCTTGCCGAACTCCTTGCCGGCG contains the following coding sequences:
- a CDS encoding ABC transporter permease, whose translation is MNQATRWTNVLQDQRAVLLSLAAVVGALVLGLLLVAAIGVPMGDAVAAFADGAWGSPYALAASINRSLVFTLVGLGFVLANRANLTNVGGEGQIAIGAIAATAVCLHPGVAGLPVGLGFVLPMLAACVCGGLWGALIGLLKVKVGTNEVISSLMLSFIGVWLLYGSVQSEALLRQPMTSSSTLPESLEIPDPTKLPLLTGDAGMPLHWGLPLGIVLAVLVAVVLHRTVFGLRLKAVGLNALAARKAGIAIAPAIVGVFFAAGALGGLAGSMMLQGEQYSLKAGFSSGYGFDGLVVGLLARGSVIGVVAGALLFGFIRSGGINMEMTANVPSSLVLVIQGVIIVALAGSARWMDKKGAAR
- a CDS encoding ABC transporter ATP-binding protein; this translates as MPLLELDGLGKSFGRLRVLDDISLSLEAGEVHCLLGENGAGKSTLCNLIFGVHAPDGGTMKLDGAPYRPARPADALAQGIAMVHQHFSLVPDVSVVDNLLLGQSRGVLKRAECAERMQALGQRYGMPLDPYAKVSDLSVGERQRVEIVKCLMREPRLLVLDEPTAVLLPDEIQALLQVCQRVAEQGCGVVLVTHKLAEIRQVARRATVLRGGRIVARSDQPAEDITSLVRAMIQRDLADPSDVLPAAPARAATPSGEAEPVPALMVDGLTVRDAQGVTRLDNFTVMVAPGEIVGVAGVEGNGQVELAGVLSGLMDNTEGRFFVAGEDLTGRSAGAITAAGVGIVPEDRHASGCVTQMSVAENMLLNRLGDYRRWGLLDRAALKRDAQQLMLTYDVRAAGPDAAFSGLSGGNQQKAVLARELTTDGLKFLMAAQPTRGLDVGAVEAVYGHIVGACARGVGVLLISSELDELLHVADRILVLYRGRIMGECEAHASQRERIGAWMAGQTQ